From the genome of Streptomyces sp. V1I1, one region includes:
- the fabG gene encoding 3-oxoacyl-ACP reductase FabG codes for MSTTEQRVAVVTGAARGIGAATAVRLAAEGRAVAVLDLDEAACKDTVEKITAAGGKAIAVGCDVSDSAQVEAAVARVAAELGAPTILVNNAGVLRDNLLFKMTESDWDTVVNVHLKGAFLMAKACQKHMVDAGFGRIVSLSSSSALGNRGQANYSAVKAGLQGFTKTLAKELGKFGITANAVAPGFIVTEMTAQTAARVGMGFEEFQAAAATQIPVARVGYPEDIANAIAFFTGDEAGFVSGQVMYVAGGPLN; via the coding sequence ATGTCCACCACCGAGCAGCGCGTCGCGGTCGTGACCGGGGCGGCGCGCGGCATTGGCGCTGCCACCGCGGTACGGCTGGCGGCCGAGGGCCGCGCCGTAGCCGTACTCGACCTCGACGAGGCGGCCTGCAAGGACACCGTCGAGAAGATCACCGCGGCGGGTGGCAAGGCCATCGCCGTCGGCTGCGACGTGTCCGACAGCGCCCAGGTGGAGGCAGCCGTCGCGCGCGTCGCCGCCGAACTCGGCGCGCCGACCATCCTCGTCAACAACGCGGGCGTGCTCCGCGACAACCTGCTCTTCAAGATGACCGAGTCCGACTGGGACACCGTGGTGAACGTGCACCTCAAGGGCGCGTTCCTGATGGCCAAGGCCTGCCAGAAGCACATGGTGGACGCAGGATTCGGGCGTATCGTCTCGCTCTCCTCCAGCTCCGCGCTCGGCAACCGCGGCCAGGCCAACTACTCCGCCGTCAAGGCCGGTCTGCAGGGCTTCACCAAGACCCTCGCCAAGGAGCTCGGCAAGTTCGGCATCACGGCCAACGCCGTCGCCCCCGGTTTCATCGTCACCGAGATGACGGCCCAGACGGCCGCCCGCGTCGGCATGGGCTTCGAGGAGTTCCAGGCCGCTGCCGCCACCCAGATCCCGGTCGCGCGCGTCGGGTATCCCGAGGACATCGCCAACGCCATCGCCTTCTTCACGGGCGACGAGGCCGGCTTCGTCTCCGGCCAGGTCATGTACGTGGCCGGCGGACCGCTCAACTGA
- a CDS encoding LysR family transcriptional regulator, with protein sequence MLNLERLRTLDALARHGSVSGAADGLHVTTSAVSQQMAKLEREVGQQLLAKNGRGVRLTDAGQLLADHAARILSQVELAQADIEAQRGQVVGEVRIGAFPTAARGLFPATLTSLRTSHPELRVHSRELEPEQGIREVVRGDLDLAVVLDWSNKRLPVPGGLAQVHLLDDVPDVAMHADHPLADRAEVDLEEFAEDDWVSWPEGEFCYEWLMFTLRSKGFEPRIAHMAEEHHTQLALIEAGLGVCVTPRLGRGWVPGGVRLVPVRQRMRRHIYAVWRTDADRRPSIRAAVGALREAAGAVERSEPDGLDA encoded by the coding sequence ATGTTGAATCTGGAGCGCCTGCGGACCCTGGACGCGCTGGCCCGCCATGGCTCGGTGAGCGGAGCGGCCGACGGGTTGCATGTGACGACCTCGGCCGTCTCCCAGCAGATGGCGAAGCTGGAGCGGGAGGTGGGCCAGCAGCTGCTGGCCAAGAACGGGCGCGGCGTGCGCCTCACCGACGCCGGTCAGCTGCTCGCGGACCACGCCGCGCGCATCCTGTCCCAGGTCGAGCTCGCGCAGGCCGACATCGAGGCGCAGCGCGGGCAGGTCGTGGGCGAGGTCAGGATCGGCGCGTTCCCGACAGCCGCCCGCGGGCTTTTCCCCGCGACCCTGACGTCGCTGCGCACGAGTCACCCCGAACTGCGAGTGCACTCACGTGAGTTGGAGCCCGAGCAGGGGATCAGGGAGGTGGTCAGGGGTGACCTCGATCTCGCGGTGGTGCTCGACTGGAGCAACAAGCGGCTACCCGTGCCGGGCGGGCTCGCGCAGGTCCATCTGCTCGACGACGTCCCGGATGTCGCCATGCACGCGGACCATCCGCTGGCGGACCGGGCGGAGGTGGATCTCGAGGAGTTCGCCGAGGACGACTGGGTGTCCTGGCCGGAAGGCGAATTCTGTTACGAGTGGCTGATGTTCACGCTGCGCTCGAAGGGCTTCGAGCCGCGGATCGCGCACATGGCGGAGGAGCACCATACGCAGCTGGCGCTGATCGAGGCGGGGCTGGGGGTGTGTGTGACGCCCAGGCTGGGGCGCGGCTGGGTGCCTGGTGGGGTGCGGCTCGTGCCCGTACGGCAGCGGATGCGCAGGCACATCTATGCGGTGTGGCGGACGGACGCGGACCGCCGCCCGTCGATCAGGGCGGCGGTCGGGGCCTTGCGCGAGGCCGCGGGCGCGGTGGAGCGGTCAGAGCCTGACGGCTTGGACGCCTGA
- a CDS encoding Rieske (2Fe-2S) protein — protein MTGSQVPSRTVTRRTVVAAVGGAGLTVALTACGGSDDGGQKVADTPAGGAGAGGKVLAKTADIPEGGGKVIGDVVVTQPKAGEFKAFSSKCTHQGCAVKDVADGIINCPCHNSQFSAADGSVKKGPATSPLPPASITVDGDSIKLA, from the coding sequence ATGACCGGATCGCAGGTGCCGTCGCGGACCGTGACTCGCCGTACCGTCGTCGCCGCGGTGGGCGGGGCTGGCCTCACCGTCGCGCTGACCGCGTGCGGCGGCTCGGACGACGGCGGGCAGAAGGTGGCCGACACACCGGCAGGCGGAGCGGGCGCCGGGGGCAAAGTGCTCGCCAAGACCGCCGACATCCCCGAGGGCGGCGGCAAGGTCATCGGTGATGTGGTGGTCACACAGCCGAAGGCCGGGGAATTCAAGGCGTTCTCGTCGAAGTGCACCCACCAGGGCTGCGCGGTGAAGGACGTCGCCGACGGCATCATCAACTGCCCGTGTCACAACAGCCAGTTCAGCGCCGCGGACGGCAGCGTCAAGAAGGGGCCCGCCACCTCGCCGCTGCCGCCCGCCTCCATCACCGTGGACGGAGACTCGATCAAGCTCGCCTAG
- a CDS encoding cysteine hydrolase, translated as MPSFEQLAEQLDPVTTALLTVECQQGVVGEDSALPELAAQARSSGALFRIARLVAGAHEAGVQVLHAVAERRPDGRGANHNARLFRAAARLPVQQHSGTTAVRIAPPIEVADGDLVVRRLHGLSPIAGTDVDALLRNLGCRTLVVTGVSANVAIPNAVFDAVNLGYTAVVPKDAIAGVPADYTPAMIRNTLALVATITTTDDVLSCWKRPRRARRA; from the coding sequence GTGCCGTCCTTCGAACAGCTCGCGGAACAGCTTGACCCGGTCACCACGGCGCTGCTCACCGTCGAGTGCCAGCAAGGTGTGGTCGGCGAGGACAGCGCCCTGCCCGAACTCGCCGCGCAGGCACGGTCGTCCGGCGCGCTGTTCAGGATCGCCCGGCTGGTCGCGGGTGCTCACGAAGCCGGCGTACAGGTCCTGCACGCGGTGGCCGAGCGGCGTCCCGACGGGCGCGGCGCCAACCACAACGCGCGGCTGTTCCGGGCGGCCGCCCGGCTCCCCGTGCAGCAGCACTCCGGCACGACGGCCGTTCGTATCGCGCCGCCCATAGAGGTCGCGGACGGAGATCTCGTCGTACGGCGGCTGCACGGCCTGTCGCCCATCGCCGGCACCGACGTCGACGCGCTGCTGCGCAACCTCGGCTGCCGCACCCTCGTCGTCACCGGCGTCTCGGCAAACGTCGCCATCCCCAACGCCGTCTTCGACGCGGTCAACCTCGGCTATACGGCGGTGGTTCCCAAGGACGCCATCGCGGGGGTGCCCGCCGACTACACCCCCGCGATGATCCGCAACACGCTCGCTCTGGTCGCCACGATCACCACGACCGACGATGTGCTCTCCTGCTGGAAGCGGCCGCGCCGCGCTAGGCGAGCTTGA
- a CDS encoding DUF3037 domain-containing protein yields MSGRDVFEYALLRVVPQVERGECFNAGVVVYCRAKSFVAARTHLDEVKLRALDPGADVTGVRAALHAVEGVCRGGEDAGQAARDDPGRRFRWLVAPRSTVVQPGPVHTGLTADPEAEVERLLTLLVR; encoded by the coding sequence GTGAGCGGGCGCGATGTCTTCGAGTACGCGCTGCTGCGCGTGGTGCCGCAGGTCGAGCGCGGCGAGTGCTTCAACGCCGGTGTGGTGGTCTACTGCCGCGCCAAGTCCTTCGTCGCCGCCCGTACGCATCTGGACGAGGTGAAACTCAGAGCGCTGGACCCGGGCGCCGATGTGACGGGTGTACGCGCCGCGCTGCACGCCGTCGAGGGCGTCTGCCGCGGCGGCGAGGACGCGGGCCAGGCGGCGCGCGACGATCCGGGCCGCCGCTTCCGATGGCTGGTCGCGCCGCGCTCGACCGTCGTACAGCCGGGTCCGGTGCACACCGGGCTGACCGCCGATCCGGAGGCAGAGGTGGAGCGGCTGCTGACGCTGCTGGTCCGCTAG
- a CDS encoding pyridoxamine 5'-phosphate oxidase family protein, with amino-acid sequence MAVTQRRGRRIMMTPGELDEFLAERRTCRVATVSADGRPHVSALWFAWDGTSLWLYSITRSRRWAQLRHDPRLAVVIDDGEEYGELRGVELSGTAVFVGEAPRTGEPCPELDVPERLFARKNFRMDEMPHDGRHAWLRLAPDSIASWDFRKLSGL; translated from the coding sequence ATGGCCGTCACACAGCGCCGGGGCCGTCGCATCATGATGACGCCCGGCGAACTGGACGAGTTCCTGGCCGAGCGGCGCACCTGCCGGGTGGCCACCGTGTCCGCCGACGGCCGCCCGCATGTCAGCGCCCTGTGGTTCGCCTGGGACGGGACGTCACTGTGGCTGTACTCCATTACGCGCAGCCGCCGCTGGGCACAGCTGCGGCACGATCCGCGGCTCGCGGTCGTGATCGACGACGGCGAGGAGTACGGGGAGCTGCGCGGCGTGGAGCTGTCCGGCACCGCGGTTTTCGTGGGCGAGGCGCCACGCACCGGCGAGCCGTGCCCCGAACTGGACGTGCCGGAGAGGCTGTTCGCGCGGAAGAACTTCAGGATGGACGAGATGCCGCACGACGGCAGGCATGCGTGGCTGCGGCTGGCCCCCGACTCGATCGCGTCCTGGGACTTCCGGAAGCTGTCAGGCCTCTGA
- a CDS encoding HipA family kinase has protein sequence MLSEVTATRYVTPLREGGSLPGIVEADDLGTYVMKFTGAGQGRKTLVAEVICGQLGRRLGLRVPELVSIQLDPVIGLGEPDQEVQELLKASGGLNLGMDFLPGSLGFDPLAYEVDAAEAGRVVWFDALINNVDRSWRNPNMLVWHGDLWLIDHGATMIWHHNWPGAAASAAKPYDASDHALAPFKPDIEAAAAELAPLVTEELLTEVAADVPDEWLVDEPGFETTDALRRAYVEALLPRAATIRTRITLGEPTKHRPSQAPGWLAGKGGAK, from the coding sequence ATGCTCTCCGAAGTCACAGCGACCCGCTACGTCACGCCCTTGCGTGAAGGCGGGTCCCTCCCGGGCATCGTCGAGGCCGACGATCTCGGTACGTACGTCATGAAGTTCACCGGCGCGGGACAGGGCCGCAAGACCCTGGTCGCCGAGGTCATCTGCGGGCAGCTCGGGCGGCGGCTCGGCCTGCGCGTGCCGGAGCTGGTCAGCATCCAGCTCGACCCGGTGATCGGTCTCGGCGAGCCCGACCAGGAAGTGCAGGAGCTGCTGAAGGCGAGCGGCGGGCTGAACCTCGGGATGGACTTCCTGCCAGGTTCGCTCGGCTTCGACCCGCTCGCCTACGAGGTGGACGCGGCCGAGGCCGGCCGGGTCGTCTGGTTCGACGCGCTGATCAACAACGTCGACCGCTCCTGGCGCAACCCCAACATGTTGGTGTGGCACGGCGACCTGTGGCTGATCGACCACGGCGCGACCATGATCTGGCACCACAACTGGCCGGGCGCCGCCGCCTCCGCCGCCAAGCCGTACGACGCCTCCGACCATGCCCTCGCCCCCTTCAAGCCGGACATCGAGGCGGCCGCCGCCGAGCTCGCGCCGCTGGTCACCGAGGAACTGCTGACCGAGGTGGCCGCCGACGTCCCCGACGAGTGGCTGGTAGACGAGCCGGGCTTCGAGACCACCGACGCGCTGCGCCGCGCCTATGTCGAGGCGCTGCTGCCGCGCGCGGCGACGATCCGCACCCGCATCACCCTGGGCGAGCCGACCAAGCACCGGCCGTCGCAGGCCCCCGGCTGGCTGGCCGGGAAGGGTGGCGCGAAGTGA